Below is a window of Comamonadaceae bacterium M7527 DNA.
CTTTACAAAGACATTACACAAGTCTTAAGTGGGCGACACACAGGCCGCGCACACTCACTCGCATACCAAGCAGCATAGTCAACAAGGGGTTGATGAAGCCTTGGCTTGGTCCATATTAGGAGTGTGTAATGTCTTCAATAAAACGTGTCATAGGTTTGGGTGTTGTCGCCAGCGCCATGGTGGTGTCTGGCTTGGTCTTGGCCAGCAACCATGGCGGCGACCCTAGCAATCAAAGCCACCAGCACGGCAAAGCAATGCAGCAGCGCATGGGTGAGCTAAAGGCAAAGCTGGCGATTACTGCGGCACAAGAAGGCGCTTGGGGTGACTTTCAGTTAGCGATGCAGCGGCCCTCGAAAGCTATGGGCAATGAAGAGGCAAAAAGCGCCAAGCGCGATGCCATGAAAGCCATGACAACGCCCCAGCGTTTAGACGCAATGCTGGCCATGAAGCAGCAGCGAGACGCCTATATGACAGTGCGTACCGATGCGATTCGCAGCTTTTACACTGAACTCACACCCTCACAACAAACCGTTTTTGACCATGCGTTTCAACAGCTAATGGGTGGTAAGAAAATGAATAAGCATCGCGGTGGTCGAGGCAACCGAGGCGATCACGACGACCACTAAAGCCATATCACGTGGTTTAGAAGGTGTGGCCCTAGCTTTTTTTTGCTAAAAACACAAGCAAACAATTTAACAAAATGTAATCTGTGGATAAGCCTGTGCACGCAAATTGAACAACCACAAGCTTATCCACAGCGGGTACCATTTTCTAAAAGTTGTTGGTTAAGTATCAACCCGTCATAAGCCAGCTTTTCTCACAGTTGTACTGGCAGTTGTTGGTTGTTTTCAATGCAGATAATGTGGTTATCAACACAAAACCCGCTGCTCTACTACTACTACTATTTTTATTTAAAGAATTAAAACCATAAGACAGGACAACTTGATTGGACCAGCTCAATATCAG
It encodes the following:
- a CDS encoding Spy/CpxP family protein refolding chaperone codes for the protein MSSIKRVIGLGVVASAMVVSGLVLASNHGGDPSNQSHQHGKAMQQRMGELKAKLAITAAQEGAWGDFQLAMQRPSKAMGNEEAKSAKRDAMKAMTTPQRLDAMLAMKQQRDAYMTVRTDAIRSFYTELTPSQQTVFDHAFQQLMGGKKMNKHRGGRGNRGDHDDH